The nucleotide sequence GACTATCTGGAAGCGGACCAGCCTATATTTATTACCTTGTTGAAGCAATGGAAATTAGCGCTGCGGAAATTGGGCTCGAAAAACAAACCGCAAAGCAGCTGATCATCCAGACACTCCTCGGGGCAGCCGAGATGTTAACGAAGTCGGATAAGGAGCCTGCCCAGCTCCGCTTTGAGGTGACCAGCCCTGGAGGTACAACCGAAGCAGGCATCAGCATTCTTGAACAGCACGGCGTCCAAACTGCTTTCGTATCCTGCATTAAAGAAGCCACAGCCCAATCAAAAAGGCTCGGCCACCTGCTTGGCAATGAACTTGCAGCCGCAAACCGCCCCCTTTAAAATTGCAAACTGCCCCACTGTTTCTCTACAATGGAGAAAAACAACAGGGACGTGCGTTCAATGCTTATAATTTTATTGTCTTTGACTCTGCTCATCTGGGTTGCCGCAACCATTGACGCTTCGCTTGGGTTTAGAAAGCTTAACTCACTTGAGAAAGCTGACGGTATTACCGAAGGACCGTTGCTAAGCGTAATTGTAGCTGCCCGGAATGAAGAGAAACATATTCTACAAAGCATTCGTACCCAACTGGTGCAAACCTACAAAAATACCGAGTGGATCCTGGTCAATGACCGATCCGATGATGGTACCGGTAAAGTGATGGAAAACCTGAAAAGCTCTGATTCGAGAATCAAAGTGATCCATATCGAGAGTTTGCCAGAAGGATGGCTCGGCAAGAACCACGCTCTCTATAAGGGCTACCAACTCGCGTCAGGCAACTTAATCTTATTTACAGATGCTGATGTTTTGTATCATCAGGAGGCTTTTTCAAAAGCTATTGGATATTTCGAGAAACACAGACTCGATCATTTGACCGCGGCCCCGAACCTTAGTGCAAAGCCCTTTTGGCTGAAGGCATTCGTTGCTTTCTTTCTATTCGGCTTTTCTTATTACAAGAGGCCGTGGCTTGGCAATAACCCTCGTTCGAAAACGGGAGTCGGAATCGGCGCATTCAATTTGATCACCAGATCGGCCTATGAAAAAGTCGGCACTCATGAATATATTAAGATGCGTCCAGATGATGATTTACAGTTGGGCATGATGGTAAAGCGACTGGGTCTCAAACAGCGGATTGTCACAGCGATGACGCTCATTGAAGTGGAATGGTACCAAAGCTTGAGAGATGCTTTAACTGGCCTGGAGAAAAACACCTTCGCCGGCCTTCATTACCGGATCAGCATGGTGCTATTTTCGGTGTTCGGTGTCTTTGTGTCCCAGGTCGTGCCTTTCTTCACTCTATTCTCAGATAATCAGGCGGTAGCAATCCTGAGTGCTGTTAATCTCGTATTCCTGGCTTTTCTTTATGTGATGGTAACCAAGAAGATGACCCGCTTTTCACCATGGCTGTTCCTTGTCCTGCCATTCACGGCCTTGCTGTTCATTTTCTCCATCCTGAGAGCCAGCTACCTGACTTTCAAAAGAGGCGGCATCATCTGGCGCGGAACGAAATATACGCTTGCGGAATTAAGAAAAAATACGTTGCGGTGAGTACAATTTTTTCCTTTCCTCGAGAAGCCCTGTTATACTTGAATTATATTTTGGATACCGAAATAAAAGGAGGCTTCTCGGTTGGAAAAGAAATTATTTTCCCCTTATAAACTAAAAGAAATTACCCTGAAAAACAGAATTGTCATGGCTCCGATGTGTATGTACTCATGTGAAAAAGAAGACGGGATTGTCACAGACTTTCATATGACGCACTATGTGAGCCGGGCTGTCGGCCAGGTGGGGTTGATCATTCTTGAGGCAACCGCGGTCACACCACAAGGCCGAATTTCCCATCATGACCTGGGTATCTGGAGCGATGAGCATGTGTCCGGTCTGACAAAATTAACTGAACAAATCAAGCAGAGCGGTGCAGCAGCTGGCATCCAGCTGGCACATGCCGGCCGGAAAGCAGCATTGCGTGATGAAATCATCGCTCCTTCTGCTATAGCTTTTGATGAAAAGTATAAAGAACCAAAGGCTATGACGGTTGATGAAATCAAGGAAACTGTCGAGGCGTTCAAGCTGGCTGCTGAGAGGTCAAAGCGTGCTGGTTTCGATGTAATTGAAATTCACGCTGCACATGGATATTTGATCAACCAGTTCCTTTCCCCTCTTACGAATAAACGTGAGGACGAATACGGCGGCACTGCAGAGAACCGCTTCCGCTTCCTCGGGGAAATCCTTGAAGAGGTAAAAACCGTATGGGATGGACCTCTGTTTGTCCGGGTTTCTGCATCCGACTACCAAGAAGATGGCCTGACGGTCGATGATTATGTAACGATTGGTTCATTGCTGAAAGAACTGGGGGTTGACTTGATTGATGTCAGCTCAGGTGCAGTTGTACCAGCCAGAATCCATGCATATCCAGGATACCAGGTTAAATTCGCTGAAAAAATCAAGCATGAAGCCGGTGTGGCTACTGGCGCGGTCGGATTGATCACGACCGGGATCCAGGCAGAAGAAATCCTCCAGAATGATCGTGCAGATTTAATTTTCATCGCCCGCGAACTGCTGCGAGATCCATACTGGCCCAGAACAGCAGCCAAGGAGCTCGGAACAAGCATCGAATCTCCTGAGCAGTATAAACGAGGATGGATATTCTAATATGAAAAGCCGGCATGCTGATGCCGGCTTTAATGTTTTTCCTACTCTGGTCGATATATTTGCGAATGTGCTCGATATATTCAAAAATCCGCTGATATATTTCAAAATGTGGTCGATATAACCGAAAATCCGCTGATATATTTTAATATGTGGTCGATATAGTATAAGGATTGATTCTGATAAGGCAAATTGAAAGACTCCCTTCTGCCAGCTGAACCGTTATACAACTTTTTTCAGCAAAATCCTTCGGTACATATTCCCGAACATGACTCCTTGATCAGAAAGCAGCCTGATATTTTCTTTTTTCGTTTGGCAGACCTCTTCAAAAGATACGCCGATATCCGTTCCAAGGACCTTGATTACATGCCTAATAGCTTTTTTGGCGATTGACATTTTTTTGCCCGGCTCAGCAAATTTATCAAATATCAGCACCAAGCCACCCTTCCGGCAAACTCTCGACATCTCGGAAAATGCTTTTTTGCTGTCTGGAACTACGGATAAAATCAAACTTCCAACGACATAATCAAAGGTGTCGTCGTCGAAATCAAGCTGCTGGGCATCCATTTGCAAAAAAGTAATCTTCGAGTTTTGGTATTTATCCTTTGCTTTTTGAAGCATATCTTCCGAATAATCGATTGCGGTGATTTCCAATTGTTCATAGGGCAATCTATCGATGTCAGCACCTGTGCCTACCCCAACGAACAGCACCTTTTCTCCGGGCTGGAAGTGAATATCTTTAAACAATTTTTCTCTTGCCCTTGAAAAAGAGCCAGCATTGAAAATCGTATCATATATTGGCGCCCAGCCTTTGTAAATGACTTTATTCCAAGAGTTTTTCATATTAACCACTCCAGCCCGAATGATTTTAAGCTTTTTAAAAAACGTTAAACCTTCTTTGCTTTAGTATTAAATTGAAGGCATTCATCCCAACTAGCAACCTGGCATTAATGATCTCCAATTAAGATTTATCCTTGACTCTCAAAAGCCTCAATCCGTTCAGTGTAACAATCAGGGTCGCGCCCATATCGGCGAAAATCGCGATCCATAGGGTGAGCCAGCCAGGGATGACCAATAGCAGTGCCAGCAATTTCACGCCAATTGAGAATGCGATGTTTTGCTTGATGATTCCCAGAGTTTTGCGGCTCAATTTAATCGTGAACGGCAGCTTTTTCAAGTCATCTGCCATCAGGGCGATATCGGCGGTTTCAAGTGCCGTATCAGTACCTGCTCCTCCCATCGCGACTCCAACTGACGCCGCGGCAAGTGCAGGTGCGTCATTGATGCCATCTCCGACCATCGCGACTTTTCCGTGGTTTTTCTGCAAGGCTTTTATAAAATTGAGCTTATCTTCAGGGAGCAAATCGGATTCAATATCAGACACACCAGCCTGGCTGCCAATCGCATCTGCGGTTCCTTTGTTGTCCCCAGTCAGCATGATTGTTTTTTCAATACCAAGATCATGCAGACGAGAAACGACTTCCCTGCTCGACTCTCTTACTTCATCGGCAACCGCGATTAAAGCAAGTACATGAGAATCAACTCCCGCAACCATTACTGTTTTACCCTCAGACTGCAGGCGTGAAATTTCATTAGCAACCACAGCAGGAATTCCACCTTCGATGATTTCTTCAAGGTATTTAGGACTGCCGATATAATAAGCAATTCCGTCGACAGTTCCCTTCAATCCTTTACCTGTTACTGATGTGAAATCTTCGATTACTTTATCCATGTACGGTACTGCGTCTGCTTCTGCCTTGCGGACAATCGCAGAGGCAAGTGGGTGCTGAGATTTATTTTCTAGGGCGGCGATTACTGCAAAAAGACCGCTTGAATTCTCACCAGATAGCATTTTAAAATCGGTAACAGCCGGCACTCCTTTTGTGAGTGTCCCAGTCTTATCAAAGGCGATTGCTTTCAGTGCACCCATTTCCTCAAGGTGGATGCCACCCTTTACAAGCACGCCATTTTTAGCGGCATTGCCAATCGCTGTCACAATTGAAACTGGTGTTGAAATGACAAGCGCGCACGGACAGCCGACAACAAGGACGGCCAGGCCTTGATAAATCCATTCGCTCCAACCTGCGCCGAAGAAAAGCGGAGGTACGATAGCGACCAAAAATGCGACAAGGATTATAATCGGCGTGTAATATTTGGCGAAGCGGTCAACGAAAGCTTGGGAAGGAGCCTTTTCCGCCTGTGCCTCTTCGACAAGGTGAATGATTTTCGCGATCGTGGTGTCATCGACCAATTTAGTGATTTTCACCTCGATGAGGCCTTCCCCATTCAACGTGCCAGCAAACACCTCATCACCTACATTTTTATCAGCTGGTACAGACTCCCCTGTAATTGCCGCCTGGTTTACAGATGAGAATCCAACAACTACTTCCCCATCCATGGCAATTTTCTCGCCTGGTTTTACAATCATGATATCTCCGACTACTATTTCATTTACATTAATGCTGTATTCCCTGCCTTTTCGGCGGACCAGCGCTTCTTTTGGTGCGATATCCATTAACGAACGAATCGAGGCTCTTGCCTTATCCATTGAATATCTCTCAAGCACTTCACTAATCGCAAACAAAATAACAACGACGGCACCTTCGCTCCATTCTCCAATGATGGCAGCACCGATGATGGCAACAGTCATCAGTGCCCTCATGTCAAAATCGAGCTTGAGAAGATTCTTTATCCCACTCTTAAATAGGGAGTAGCCACCTACTATAATGGCTCCTAAAAATAATAAGATGGACGGCAAACTTTCTTCACCATAATTAAACTGGAAAAAATACGCGGCAATGATCATAACTAAGCTGACCAGTACCGTAGAGTTTTCCTGCCAGAACGGTTTCTTTTTTTCGGGGATAATCTCTGCTTTATCCGGGTATAACCGCAGGTTCTCAAATGCACCAGCTTGCTCCAGTTCTTCAATGGAGGCTTTACCGAAAACAGTCAGCTTGGAAGCGCCAAAATTAACTTTTGCATCAAAAACACCATCCAGGTGTTTTACGTTCGTTTCGAACTTTCCGGCACAGCTAGCTCAGGTGAAGCCCTGTACCCGGTATATTGTTTTCTCACCAGATTGCGCTGCTTCAGTCATTCAAATCCATCTCCTTTTGATGTTCAAACGCTAAGTGAATCAATTGCTTCACATGGTCATCCACAAGTGAATAATAAACAAGCTTCCCTTCCTTGCGGTATTTAGCGAGCCCAAGATTTTTCAACAGCCTCAGATGGTGTGAAGCAGTTGCAGTGGACGAGTTTACGACCGCTGCTACATCACAAACACAAAGCTCTTTGCCTACATATAGTGAGTATGCGATTTTAATCCTTGTTTCATCTGATAAAGCTTTGAATATTTTTGCTGCTTCAGATGTATTTTGTTCCTTTAACTCAGCAGCTACCTGTTCAACTTTATCATCATGGACGCAATTGACCTGACAGACATCCTGCTCCTTCAACGCTCTCACCCTCATTCAAATGTTCATTTGACTATATCATATTCAAACAACCGTTTGATTGTCAAACAAAAATAAAAAACCAGGATATCTCCCGGTTTTAAAGCTTAGGCTATTTCCTCGTTCTGGCGGTCGGCAACCTTTTTAAAGTAAAATCCTAATTTCACAAGACCAACTGCAATCAAAGAAAAAATCATATTAAAGAAAACGGCAAATATCGCAAGGTCCATCACTTCAAAGATGACTGCATAAAATAATCCGGCTAAGCCAAATAGTGAGATCGTGATGAGAAAATGCATCCTTGGAAAAAGAAAGGTGATGATTCCACTAAACAACAGAACAAGTGAACCCATGATAAATAAATGAAGACCGAATAAAAGCAAAAACTCCAAAATAATTCCCCCAGTATTCGTGTTGTCGTTTTGATAGAAATGGTTCCACCACTTTCCAATTCCCTCTGGGTTCCTTTTTAAACTGAAAAATCTAAATTCGGTCATCCCATATTCGATTAAGCATCGTTTCTTCGCTGGAAACGACGAGTTCGAATACATCCGGATTTGTCATTTCCATAAGGCAGTCGTATCCG is from Mesobacillus boroniphilus and encodes:
- a CDS encoding glycosyltransferase, yielding MLIILLSLTLLIWVAATIDASLGFRKLNSLEKADGITEGPLLSVIVAARNEEKHILQSIRTQLVQTYKNTEWILVNDRSDDGTGKVMENLKSSDSRIKVIHIESLPEGWLGKNHALYKGYQLASGNLILFTDADVLYHQEAFSKAIGYFEKHRLDHLTAAPNLSAKPFWLKAFVAFFLFGFSYYKRPWLGNNPRSKTGVGIGAFNLITRSAYEKVGTHEYIKMRPDDDLQLGMMVKRLGLKQRIVTAMTLIEVEWYQSLRDALTGLEKNTFAGLHYRISMVLFSVFGVFVSQVVPFFTLFSDNQAVAILSAVNLVFLAFLYVMVTKKMTRFSPWLFLVLPFTALLFIFSILRASYLTFKRGGIIWRGTKYTLAELRKNTLR
- the namA gene encoding NADPH dehydrogenase NamA; protein product: MEKKLFSPYKLKEITLKNRIVMAPMCMYSCEKEDGIVTDFHMTHYVSRAVGQVGLIILEATAVTPQGRISHHDLGIWSDEHVSGLTKLTEQIKQSGAAAGIQLAHAGRKAALRDEIIAPSAIAFDEKYKEPKAMTVDEIKETVEAFKLAAERSKRAGFDVIEIHAAHGYLINQFLSPLTNKREDEYGGTAENRFRFLGEILEEVKTVWDGPLFVRVSASDYQEDGLTVDDYVTIGSLLKELGVDLIDVSSGAVVPARIHAYPGYQVKFAEKIKHEAGVATGAVGLITTGIQAEEILQNDRADLIFIARELLRDPYWPRTAAKELGTSIESPEQYKRGWIF
- a CDS encoding class I SAM-dependent methyltransferase, producing the protein MKNSWNKVIYKGWAPIYDTIFNAGSFSRAREKLFKDIHFQPGEKVLFVGVGTGADIDRLPYEQLEITAIDYSEDMLQKAKDKYQNSKITFLQMDAQQLDFDDDTFDYVVGSLILSVVPDSKKAFSEMSRVCRKGGLVLIFDKFAEPGKKMSIAKKAIRHVIKVLGTDIGVSFEEVCQTKKENIRLLSDQGVMFGNMYRRILLKKVV
- a CDS encoding heavy metal translocating P-type ATPase, whose protein sequence is MTEAAQSGEKTIYRVQGFTUASCAGKFETNVKHLDGVFDAKVNFGASKLTVFGKASIEELEQAGAFENLRLYPDKAEIIPEKKKPFWQENSTVLVSLVMIIAAYFFQFNYGEESLPSILLFLGAIIVGGYSLFKSGIKNLLKLDFDMRALMTVAIIGAAIIGEWSEGAVVVILFAISEVLERYSMDKARASIRSLMDIAPKEALVRRKGREYSINVNEIVVGDIMIVKPGEKIAMDGEVVVGFSSVNQAAITGESVPADKNVGDEVFAGTLNGEGLIEVKITKLVDDTTIAKIIHLVEEAQAEKAPSQAFVDRFAKYYTPIIILVAFLVAIVPPLFFGAGWSEWIYQGLAVLVVGCPCALVISTPVSIVTAIGNAAKNGVLVKGGIHLEEMGALKAIAFDKTGTLTKGVPAVTDFKMLSGENSSGLFAVIAALENKSQHPLASAIVRKAEADAVPYMDKVIEDFTSVTGKGLKGTVDGIAYYIGSPKYLEEIIEGGIPAVVANEISRLQSEGKTVMVAGVDSHVLALIAVADEVRESSREVVSRLHDLGIEKTIMLTGDNKGTADAIGSQAGVSDIESDLLPEDKLNFIKALQKNHGKVAMVGDGINDAPALAAASVGVAMGGAGTDTALETADIALMADDLKKLPFTIKLSRKTLGIIKQNIAFSIGVKLLALLLVIPGWLTLWIAIFADMGATLIVTLNGLRLLRVKDKS
- a CDS encoding ArsR/SmtB family transcription factor, translating into MKEQDVCQVNCVHDDKVEQVAAELKEQNTSEAAKIFKALSDETRIKIAYSLYVGKELCVCDVAAVVNSSTATASHHLRLLKNLGLAKYRKEGKLVYYSLVDDHVKQLIHLAFEHQKEMDLND